The following are encoded in a window of Streptomyces sp. SAT1 genomic DNA:
- a CDS encoding LacI family DNA-binding transcriptional regulator, producing the protein MPDVTEPTSHRTPRAAKGGGGLREVARRAGVSVTTASHALNGVGRVGAETRARVLAVAAEIGYRANPNARGLRGARTGLLGLTHRTAVEGGITDIEYFVKIVNAATWTAMAHEYSLVLVPPSLDGRPFDSLPLDGTIVIDPLTDDPLLTRLSAMGVPVVTTGRDLSRKDTFPSVDNELSTCAVSAFDHLAATGARRIGLLTGSTGQSYDEDAASAYRDWCARTGRPVLMDRAEPGTDSTAAARRLLTRPGRPDALYVVMEKFGFAAVAVCRELGLTVPDDVQIVVGADGEFARGARPALTALDLAPEEIGRQAAELLIDVIRHPPAPGTAPRHRLVPAKLLPRASTRPVRGSADRT; encoded by the coding sequence ATGCCAGACGTCACAGAGCCGACCAGCCACCGCACGCCGCGTGCGGCCAAGGGGGGCGGCGGGCTGCGCGAGGTCGCCCGCCGGGCCGGTGTCTCCGTCACCACCGCCTCGCACGCGCTCAACGGAGTGGGCCGGGTCGGCGCCGAGACCCGCGCCCGCGTCCTCGCGGTCGCGGCCGAGATCGGCTACCGCGCCAACCCCAACGCGCGCGGCCTGCGCGGCGCCCGCACCGGGCTGCTCGGCCTGACCCACCGCACCGCCGTCGAGGGCGGCATCACCGACATCGAGTACTTCGTCAAGATCGTCAACGCGGCCACCTGGACGGCGATGGCGCACGAGTACTCGCTGGTGCTGGTGCCGCCCTCGCTCGACGGCCGCCCCTTCGACTCGCTGCCGCTGGACGGCACGATCGTCATCGACCCGCTCACCGACGACCCGCTGCTCACCCGGCTCTCCGCCATGGGCGTGCCCGTCGTCACCACCGGCCGCGACCTGTCCCGCAAGGACACCTTCCCCTCGGTCGACAACGAACTGTCCACCTGCGCCGTCTCCGCCTTCGACCACCTCGCCGCCACCGGGGCCCGCCGCATCGGGCTGCTCACCGGATCCACCGGCCAGTCCTACGACGAGGACGCGGCGAGCGCCTACCGCGACTGGTGCGCCCGCACCGGGCGTCCCGTCCTCATGGACCGCGCCGAGCCCGGCACCGACTCCACGGCCGCCGCCCGGCGCCTGCTCACCCGCCCCGGCCGGCCCGACGCCCTCTACGTCGTGATGGAGAAGTTCGGCTTCGCCGCCGTGGCCGTGTGCCGGGAACTCGGTCTCACCGTCCCGGACGACGTGCAGATCGTGGTCGGCGCCGACGGGGAGTTCGCCCGCGGTGCCCGGCCCGCCCTCACCGCCCTCGACCTCGCTCCCGAGGAGATCGGCCGGCAGGCCGCGGAACTCCTCATCGACGTGATCCGCCACCCACCGGCGCCCGGCACCGCCCCCCGCCACCGCCTGGTCCCGGCGAAACTGCTGCCCCGGGCCTCGACCAGGCCGGTGCGGGGGAGTGCCGACCGCACTTGA
- a CDS encoding purine-cytosine permease family protein has protein sequence MAEANAAAPPGPPGTSAPAGSPGLSASTPSAASGASAASGASGVSGVSGVSGVSVFTVEQRGIDAVPAEERQGGPSRLLGLWAGTNTTVFTVVYGALVVSFGLSFWYAVALIVVGNVLGFAVTGLTSLQGPRTGTSTHSVSRAAFGPRGGKLPALLSWVMLVGFEAGGMVLIVLAGLALLGQAGITATTPVKVLVIAAAAGLQMLLPLAGYHLIMKVQKYFAWIFAAMFAVMAVLVFPKADLAGHGQAPSLVTVSLVLAMVTASGGLSWADMGSDYSRYLPADSRPRKVFACAALGGMVPNVLLQILGAAVATATTDAADPVSGLPQILPGWFTTPYLLLAIVSLLAVNTTDMYSSGLNLLAVGLPVKRWMVVFVDLSLCTGITLWAVFSADFYTLLSDFLSLIVLWLAPWAAVYLTDWALRRGRYDVPSLFPDGAGRKGVYWHKGGVRPAGLLAVLLGCAAAVLWVDSAVFTGPLSRAAGGLDLSVFAGALVAGGVYWLLARHTVRAEAATVPVPAATA, from the coding sequence ATGGCCGAGGCCAATGCCGCCGCCCCGCCGGGACCGCCCGGGACCTCCGCGCCCGCCGGTTCTCCCGGACTCTCCGCGTCCACTCCGTCCGCCGCGTCCGGCGCATCTGCCGCCTCCGGTGCTTCCGGTGTCTCCGGTGTCTCCGGTGTCTCCGGTGTCTCCGTCTTCACGGTCGAGCAGCGCGGCATCGACGCCGTGCCCGCCGAGGAGCGCCAGGGCGGCCCGAGCCGGCTGCTCGGCCTGTGGGCCGGGACCAACACCACCGTCTTCACCGTGGTCTACGGGGCGCTCGTCGTCTCCTTCGGGCTGTCGTTCTGGTACGCGGTCGCGCTGATCGTCGTCGGCAATGTGCTCGGCTTCGCGGTCACCGGTCTCACCAGCCTCCAGGGGCCGCGCACCGGCACCTCCACGCACTCCGTCTCCCGGGCCGCGTTCGGCCCGCGCGGCGGGAAGCTCCCGGCCCTGCTGAGCTGGGTGATGCTCGTCGGCTTCGAGGCGGGCGGCATGGTGCTGATCGTGCTCGCCGGGCTCGCCCTGCTCGGCCAGGCCGGCATCACCGCCACCACACCCGTGAAGGTGCTCGTCATCGCCGCCGCGGCCGGGCTCCAGATGCTGCTGCCGCTGGCCGGCTACCACCTGATCATGAAGGTGCAGAAGTACTTCGCCTGGATCTTCGCCGCGATGTTCGCGGTCATGGCCGTCCTCGTCTTCCCGAAGGCCGACCTCGCCGGCCACGGCCAGGCGCCCTCCCTGGTGACCGTCTCCCTGGTCCTCGCGATGGTCACCGCCTCGGGCGGCCTGTCCTGGGCGGACATGGGCAGCGACTACTCGCGCTACCTGCCGGCCGACTCCCGGCCCCGCAAGGTGTTCGCCTGTGCCGCGCTCGGCGGCATGGTGCCCAACGTCCTGCTCCAGATCCTCGGCGCCGCCGTCGCCACCGCGACCACCGACGCCGCCGACCCGGTCTCCGGGCTGCCGCAGATCCTGCCCGGCTGGTTCACCACCCCGTACCTGCTGCTGGCGATCGTCTCGCTGCTCGCCGTGAACACCACGGACATGTACTCCTCCGGGCTGAACCTGCTGGCCGTCGGTCTGCCCGTCAAGCGCTGGATGGTCGTCTTCGTCGACCTCTCGCTGTGCACCGGCATCACCCTCTGGGCGGTCTTCTCCGCCGACTTCTACACCCTGCTCTCCGACTTCCTCAGCCTCATCGTGCTCTGGCTCGCCCCCTGGGCCGCCGTCTACCTGACCGACTGGGCGCTGCGCCGGGGCCGCTACGACGTGCCCTCGCTGTTCCCCGACGGGGCCGGCCGCAAGGGCGTCTACTGGCACAAGGGCGGCGTCCGCCCGGCCGGACTGCTCGCCGTGCTGCTCGGCTGCGCCGCCGCCGTGCTCTGGGTCGACTCGGCCGTCTTCACCGGTCCGCTCTCGCGCGCGGCGGGCGGCCTGGACCTCTCCGTGTTCGCGGGCGCCCTGGTCGCCGGGGGCGTGTACTGGCTGCTGGCCCGCCACACCGTACGCGCCGAAGCCGCGACCGTGCCCGTGCCCGCGGCCACCGCCTGA
- a CDS encoding adenine deaminase C-terminal domain-containing protein, producing the protein MNHPTLRQLIDASEGVTKADRVIRGGQLVNVCTGEIYPADVAVTGDRIAATGDVSAYVGPDTEIVDASGKYLTPGLIDGHLHLECSKLSVTMFADAVVRYGTTSVVSGLDQFLVVAGLDGVREALREAEAGPMKIFWGAPFKTPYTLPETTVGFTFGPDEHAETQGWADCFGVWETVAEFVLNRDEKVLRALELAHRNRLPVFGCAPMAAPTTVNALSAAGVRLDHESYTAEEALLKLRAGMSLLIRESSVAHFMNENVRTVTEFGAQSRRVGFCTDDMHVADILREGHLDKLVRMAIAAGVRPVEAIQMATLNCAEMYRIDHLVGSLTPGRYADVLIIDSPESFLVEQVFARGKLVARDGRTTEAPRAPERSAALSPAFRVKPLTGESIGVAAEGDEARVLVVEMDRTVPFVRKGVELTLPVVDGTVRADPAQDALYVTVSERYGKNGGGTVTAMINGFGLRSGAIASSAAPDDNNIVCVGADRADMALAVNHLAERGGGQVVVDGGEIKEFLPLPVAGIVADLAPEEMAAAEDRLEAAARALGCALPSAFGYLIFLEITAIPEYAVTDLGVVNYHTQDVVDIVRPAN; encoded by the coding sequence ATGAACCACCCCACCCTGCGCCAGCTCATCGACGCCTCCGAGGGCGTGACCAAGGCGGACCGCGTCATCCGGGGCGGGCAGCTCGTCAACGTCTGCACCGGCGAGATCTACCCGGCCGACGTCGCCGTCACCGGCGACCGCATCGCCGCGACCGGTGACGTGAGCGCGTACGTGGGGCCGGACACCGAGATCGTCGACGCGAGCGGCAAGTACCTGACGCCGGGGCTCATCGACGGGCATCTGCACCTGGAGTGCTCCAAGCTGTCGGTGACGATGTTCGCCGACGCGGTCGTCCGGTACGGCACCACCTCGGTCGTCTCCGGGCTCGACCAGTTCCTCGTGGTCGCCGGCCTCGACGGGGTGCGCGAGGCGCTGCGCGAGGCGGAGGCCGGCCCCATGAAGATCTTCTGGGGCGCCCCGTTCAAGACGCCCTACACGCTGCCCGAGACGACGGTCGGTTTCACCTTCGGGCCCGACGAGCACGCCGAGACGCAGGGCTGGGCGGACTGCTTCGGCGTGTGGGAGACGGTCGCCGAGTTCGTCCTCAACCGTGACGAGAAGGTGCTGCGCGCCCTCGAACTGGCCCACCGCAACCGGCTGCCCGTCTTCGGCTGCGCCCCGATGGCCGCGCCGACCACCGTCAACGCCCTGTCCGCCGCCGGTGTCCGCCTCGACCACGAGAGCTACACCGCCGAGGAGGCACTGCTGAAGCTGCGCGCGGGCATGTCGCTGCTCATCCGGGAGTCCTCGGTGGCGCACTTCATGAACGAGAACGTGCGCACCGTCACCGAGTTCGGCGCCCAGTCGCGGCGCGTGGGCTTCTGCACGGACGACATGCATGTCGCCGACATCCTGCGCGAGGGCCACCTCGACAAGCTGGTCCGCATGGCGATCGCCGCGGGTGTCCGGCCCGTCGAGGCGATCCAGATGGCGACGCTCAACTGCGCCGAGATGTACCGCATCGACCACCTCGTCGGCTCGCTGACGCCGGGCCGCTACGCGGACGTGCTGATCATCGACTCCCCCGAGTCCTTCCTGGTGGAGCAGGTGTTCGCGCGCGGGAAGCTCGTCGCGCGCGACGGCCGTACGACCGAGGCGCCGCGCGCCCCCGAGCGTTCCGCCGCCCTCTCCCCCGCCTTCCGGGTGAAGCCGCTCACCGGCGAGTCGATCGGGGTGGCGGCCGAGGGCGACGAGGCCCGGGTGCTGGTGGTCGAGATGGACCGCACGGTGCCGTTCGTGCGCAAGGGCGTGGAGCTGACGCTGCCGGTCGTGGACGGCACGGTCCGCGCCGACCCGGCGCAGGACGCCCTGTACGTCACGGTCTCCGAGCGCTACGGGAAGAACGGCGGCGGGACCGTCACCGCGATGATCAACGGGTTCGGCCTGCGCTCCGGCGCGATCGCCTCCTCCGCCGCCCCCGACGACAACAACATCGTCTGCGTGGGCGCCGACCGCGCCGACATGGCCCTCGCGGTGAACCACCTGGCCGAGCGGGGCGGCGGACAGGTCGTCGTGGACGGCGGCGAGATCAAGGAGTTCCTGCCGCTGCCGGTGGCCGGCATCGTCGCCGACCTCGCCCCGGAGGAGATGGCCGCGGCCGAGGACCGCCTGGAGGCCGCCGCGCGTGCCCTCGGCTGCGCGCTGCCGTCCGCCTTCGGCTATCTGATCTTCCTGGAGATCACCGCCATCCCCGAGTACGCCGTCACCGACCTGGGCGTCGTCAACTACCACACCCAGGACGTCGTCGACATCGTCCGCCCCGCCAACTGA
- the add gene encoding adenosine deaminase — protein sequence MTTAPAPVDAFVAGLPKCELHLHIEGTLEPALKFALAQRGGIALPYADESALRAAYDFHDLPGFLAVYYEGMSVLRTEQDFYDLAAAYAAKAHSQNVRYAEIFFDPQAHTARGVAFDTVVRGLTRALDDAERATGFRGRLVMCFLRDFQAEFAMATLVQSLPYKEWIVGVGLDSDEAGNPPVKFREVFARARAEGYRLTMHCDVDQENSTEHIRQVVEEIGADRIDHGVNALEDPALLARIRERGLGLTVCPISNAHVTDGMKAAEIRALLDADVKVTVNSDDPAYFPGYVAENLAALRGPAELSDADLVRLQRNAIEISWAAPAVREEFLAELAAYAENAGR from the coding sequence ATGACCACCGCTCCCGCACCCGTGGACGCGTTCGTCGCCGGCCTGCCCAAGTGCGAGCTGCACCTGCACATCGAGGGCACGCTGGAGCCCGCCCTGAAGTTCGCGCTGGCGCAGCGCGGCGGCATCGCGCTCCCGTACGCCGACGAGAGCGCGCTGCGCGCCGCGTACGACTTCCACGACCTGCCCGGCTTCCTCGCCGTCTACTACGAGGGGATGTCCGTGCTCCGCACCGAGCAGGACTTCTACGACCTGGCGGCGGCCTACGCGGCCAAGGCGCACTCCCAGAACGTGCGGTACGCGGAGATCTTCTTCGACCCGCAGGCGCACACCGCGCGCGGGGTCGCCTTCGACACCGTCGTGCGCGGACTGACCCGGGCCCTGGACGACGCCGAGCGCGCCACCGGGTTCCGGGGCCGGCTGGTGATGTGCTTCCTGCGCGACTTCCAGGCCGAGTTCGCGATGGCCACGCTGGTGCAGTCGCTGCCGTACAAGGAGTGGATCGTCGGCGTCGGGCTGGACTCGGACGAGGCGGGCAACCCGCCGGTGAAGTTCCGCGAGGTGTTCGCCCGCGCGCGGGCCGAGGGCTACCGGCTGACGATGCACTGCGACGTCGACCAGGAGAACTCCACCGAGCACATCCGCCAGGTGGTCGAGGAGATCGGGGCCGACCGCATCGACCACGGCGTGAACGCCCTGGAGGACCCGGCCCTGCTCGCCCGGATCCGGGAGCGCGGTCTCGGGCTGACCGTGTGCCCGATCTCCAACGCCCATGTCACCGACGGCATGAAGGCCGCCGAGATCCGCGCGCTGCTCGACGCGGACGTGAAGGTGACGGTCAACTCGGACGACCCGGCGTACTTCCCGGGCTATGTCGCGGAGAACCTGGCCGCCCTGCGCGGTCCGGCGGAGCTGTCCGACGCCGACCTGGTGCGGCTCCAGCGCAACGCCATCGAGATCTCCTGGGCGGCGCCCGCCGTGCGCGAGGAGTTCCTCGCGGAACTGGCGGCGTACGCGGAGAACGCCGGACGGTGA
- a CDS encoding serine/threonine-protein kinase, translating to MSEGGSVRRVIDGRFELEARLGGGGMGTVWRARDLVLDRVVALKEVRPPDPTLAEYDPRAAALLRARVLREARALARVDHPNVVTIHHVVDAGEGTYPWLVMELVTGGSLADRLARGPMEPREAARLGRDVLAALRAAHEAGVEHRDVKPANVLLRPDGRPVLTDFGIAAVREATALTATGSVIGTPDYMAPERVSGDEGGPGADLWSLAMMLYVAVEGRHPLRRASTLATLAAVLNEPLPPPERAGVLTPLLTAVLVKDPAARPGPAAVDAMLAAAAEDGPPAAGAPSGPGPAAGAGATATSYPLAPPASGGPGATTASASVRDAVPVRTVQDAAPGRPAPGPGPGRSVPGGDPGRPVPDGRGPRPPSGASWPGKRRWFALGASVTVTALAVTLLWTFLPDGDSADAGDRGGGPAATASDRSTPGTSTPGPSASSAASGTGTAPSARTEDTDLLTPAGIRSAVRALKTATGTDRMSSFVVYSDHASASVMVAGSKTRYDNWTYRPGEGARKGIISGTVTPLESPFDIDDLDWDAVPALLKQADKVLNVQEVSSRYVDVRAPNPTWDTPLGMAVYLSNKYHESGYLEATARGRVTRTMPNDKD from the coding sequence ATGAGCGAGGGGGGTTCCGTGCGGCGGGTCATCGACGGCCGCTTCGAGCTGGAGGCACGGCTCGGCGGCGGAGGCATGGGCACGGTCTGGCGGGCGCGCGACCTGGTGCTCGACCGGGTCGTGGCGCTCAAGGAGGTACGGCCGCCCGACCCCACGCTCGCGGAGTACGACCCGCGGGCGGCGGCCCTGCTGCGCGCCCGGGTCCTGCGCGAGGCCCGCGCCCTGGCCCGCGTCGACCACCCCAACGTCGTCACCATCCACCATGTGGTCGACGCCGGCGAAGGCACCTATCCCTGGCTCGTGATGGAGCTGGTGACCGGCGGCTCGCTCGCCGACCGCCTCGCCCGGGGCCCGATGGAGCCGCGGGAGGCGGCGCGCCTGGGCCGTGACGTCCTCGCCGCGCTGCGCGCCGCCCACGAGGCGGGCGTCGAGCACCGCGACGTCAAGCCCGCCAACGTGCTGCTGCGGCCGGACGGGCGTCCGGTCCTCACCGACTTCGGCATCGCGGCCGTCCGCGAGGCGACCGCGCTCACCGCGACCGGCTCGGTCATCGGCACCCCTGACTACATGGCGCCCGAGCGGGTCTCCGGCGACGAGGGCGGTCCCGGGGCGGACCTGTGGTCGCTGGCGATGATGCTGTACGTCGCCGTGGAGGGCCGACACCCGCTGCGCCGGGCCTCGACGCTCGCCACCCTGGCGGCCGTCCTCAACGAACCGCTCCCGCCGCCCGAACGGGCCGGCGTGCTCACCCCGTTGCTGACCGCCGTGCTGGTCAAGGACCCCGCCGCGCGCCCCGGTCCGGCGGCGGTCGACGCGATGCTCGCCGCGGCGGCCGAGGACGGGCCGCCCGCCGCCGGTGCCCCGTCCGGCCCCGGCCCCGCGGCGGGTGCGGGGGCCACCGCCACCTCGTACCCCCTGGCTCCGCCCGCGTCGGGCGGCCCCGGCGCGACGACCGCCTCCGCCTCCGTCCGGGACGCCGTCCCCGTCCGGACGGTCCAGGACGCCGCCCCCGGACGGCCGGCGCCCGGCCCCGGCCCGGGGCGGTCGGTGCCCGGCGGTGACCCCGGGCGGCCGGTGCCGGACGGTCGCGGCCCGCGTCCCCCTTCCGGGGCGTCCTGGCCCGGCAAGCGGCGGTGGTTCGCGCTCGGTGCCTCCGTCACCGTGACCGCGCTCGCGGTCACCCTGCTGTGGACGTTCCTCCCGGACGGCGACTCCGCCGACGCGGGCGACCGCGGCGGCGGCCCGGCCGCGACCGCCTCGGACAGGTCCACGCCGGGCACGTCCACGCCGGGTCCGTCCGCGTCGTCCGCCGCGAGCGGCACCGGGACGGCACCGTCCGCGCGGACCGAGGACACCGACCTGCTGACCCCGGCCGGCATCCGCTCCGCCGTGCGGGCGCTCAAGACCGCGACGGGCACGGACCGGATGAGTTCCTTCGTCGTCTACTCCGACCACGCGTCGGCCAGTGTGATGGTCGCGGGCAGCAAGACCCGCTACGACAACTGGACCTACCGCCCCGGCGAGGGCGCGCGCAAGGGCATCATCAGCGGCACGGTGACCCCCTTGGAGAGTCCGTTCGACATCGACGACCTCGACTGGGACGCCGTCCCCGCGCTGCTGAAGCAGGCGGACAAGGTCCTGAACGTGCAGGAGGTGTCGAGCCGTTACGTCGATGTACGGGCCCCCAACCCGACGTGGGACACCCCGCTCGGCATGGCCGTCTATCTGAGCAACAAGTATCACGAGAGCGGCTACCTCGAAGCGACCGCCCGCGGCCGGGTCACCCGGACGATGCCCAACGACAAGGACTGA
- a CDS encoding DUF4232 domain-containing protein, protein MRRALLVLPAALAAGGLMLTACGTGQSAAPGSGAAPGQSSPACAVAAPSGTPDTGANPDYTATDRVRTVIEDGCPAFEVTNGTRQALTYTITYQLLTNSATAQVSAVQTVTPVAPGRTVRRTVDPGVLPPGSDGVAQVRVIKVRSVPTAEAPAETGPCPPSGVRVYADRGDAAMGLRVVGLHLANCGTRAYRLDGYPQLRLFDQRHRPVDGVRVLHGGAAIATGTGADGEPRPVVLAPGESARATLVWRNTTGLESDPVNAPYVRVVAGPGAAPVTVTPELDLGTTGKLGTGAWQKDATPDRPATRGPGATG, encoded by the coding sequence ATGCGCCGCGCTCTCCTCGTCCTCCCCGCCGCCCTCGCCGCCGGCGGGCTGATGCTCACGGCCTGCGGCACGGGGCAGTCCGCCGCCCCGGGCTCCGGCGCCGCGCCCGGACAGTCCTCCCCCGCCTGCGCCGTGGCCGCCCCGTCCGGCACCCCCGACACCGGCGCGAACCCCGACTACACGGCGACGGACAGGGTGAGGACCGTGATCGAGGACGGCTGCCCGGCGTTCGAGGTCACCAACGGCACACGGCAGGCCCTCACCTACACGATCACCTACCAGCTGCTCACCAACTCCGCGACGGCCCAGGTGAGTGCGGTCCAGACGGTGACTCCGGTCGCGCCAGGCCGTACCGTGCGGCGCACGGTGGACCCCGGCGTGCTGCCGCCGGGCTCGGACGGCGTGGCACAGGTGCGGGTGATCAAGGTGAGGAGCGTCCCCACCGCCGAGGCGCCGGCCGAAACAGGCCCCTGCCCGCCGTCCGGGGTGCGCGTCTACGCCGACCGGGGCGACGCCGCCATGGGGCTGCGCGTCGTCGGGCTGCATCTGGCGAACTGCGGGACGCGCGCCTACCGGCTCGACGGCTATCCGCAGCTACGGCTGTTCGACCAGCGGCACCGGCCGGTCGACGGTGTGCGCGTCCTGCACGGCGGCGCCGCGATCGCCACCGGGACCGGCGCCGACGGCGAGCCCAGGCCCGTGGTGCTGGCGCCCGGGGAGAGCGCGCGTGCGACGCTGGTCTGGCGCAACACCACGGGCCTGGAGAGCGATCCCGTCAACGCGCCCTATGTGAGAGTGGTCGCCGGGCCCGGCGCCGCCCCCGTGACCGTGACCCCCGAACTGGACCTCGGCACCACGGGGAAGCTCGGCACCGGTGCCTGGCAGAAGGACGCGACACCCGACCGGCCCGCCACCCGCGGCCCGGGGGCCACCGGGTGA
- a CDS encoding HDIG domain-containing metalloprotein translates to MALPGAEEIRALHLRHAPTQEAFELVHTHCVIVRHITRELLARAPVRADTELALAGALLHDIGVYRLYGPDGTLDGADYIRHGVLGHELLRGEGLPEELCRFCSHHTGVGLTAHDVRAQRLPLPPGDYLADTMEERAVMYADKFHSKTAPPAFLTAAAYARHVVRFGADKVRSFERLRAEFGEPDVRALAARFGHAVR, encoded by the coding sequence GTGGCCCTCCCCGGAGCGGAAGAGATCCGCGCGCTGCACCTGCGGCATGCCCCGACGCAGGAGGCGTTCGAGCTCGTGCACACGCACTGCGTGATCGTGCGGCACATCACCCGTGAACTGCTCGCCCGCGCCCCGGTGCGCGCCGACACCGAGCTGGCGCTGGCCGGTGCGCTCCTCCACGACATCGGCGTCTACCGGCTCTACGGCCCCGACGGCACCCTGGACGGCGCTGACTACATCCGGCACGGCGTGCTGGGGCACGAACTGCTGCGCGGGGAAGGGCTGCCGGAGGAACTGTGCCGCTTCTGCTCCCACCACACCGGCGTCGGCCTCACCGCACACGACGTCCGCGCCCAGCGGCTCCCGCTGCCGCCCGGGGACTACCTCGCGGACACCATGGAGGAGCGGGCGGTGATGTACGCGGACAAGTTCCACAGCAAGACCGCGCCGCCGGCCTTCCTGACGGCGGCGGCCTACGCGCGCCACGTCGTCCGGTTCGGCGCGGACAAGGTCCGCTCCTTCGAGCGGCTGCGCGCGGAGTTCGGCGAGCCCGATGTGCGCGCGCTCGCCGCGCGCTTCGGACACGCCGTGCGGTGA
- a CDS encoding urea transporter yields the protein MPAGGRGGQSGGWVPADVGRLGRLGQLGQTHLRGIAQVALSPSAWTGLLFALALFAGGWRVGVYGLLGVVSSTAAAAVLGADRSGLAKGLEGYCGCLTAIAVVVRLGASWRTAVLAVLAAAVCAVIGAAAGRLLGRVGLPALTAPFCLVAGVLAIALPTAPAAAAPPVVADGFTALSAAEFGRACCDGIAQIFLLDQWYAGLILLAGLLVASRTAAVAAVCGSVVAVLTACAMGLPADRIEAGLYGYNAVLVAIALAATFLPLTPWTAGYAALAAVASVPFTAAWQAFAQPSGGSPFTWPFVVTTWLFLAAVPALDRPGISLEKAK from the coding sequence ATGCCTGCAGGAGGGCGGGGTGGACAGTCCGGAGGCTGGGTTCCCGCCGATGTGGGACGGCTGGGACGGCTGGGACAGCTGGGACAGACCCACTTGCGGGGCATCGCGCAGGTCGCCCTCAGTCCCAGTGCCTGGACCGGACTGCTGTTCGCGCTCGCGCTGTTCGCGGGCGGCTGGCGCGTCGGCGTCTACGGACTGCTCGGCGTGGTCTCGTCCACCGCGGCCGCCGCGGTCCTGGGCGCCGACCGGAGCGGACTGGCCAAGGGCCTCGAGGGCTACTGCGGTTGCCTCACCGCCATCGCGGTCGTCGTCCGGCTCGGCGCCTCGTGGCGGACCGCCGTGCTCGCCGTGCTCGCCGCCGCGGTGTGCGCGGTGATCGGCGCGGCGGCCGGGAGGCTGCTCGGCCGGGTCGGGCTGCCCGCGCTGACGGCCCCCTTCTGCCTGGTCGCCGGGGTGCTGGCGATCGCCCTGCCCACGGCACCGGCCGCCGCGGCGCCGCCGGTCGTCGCGGACGGCTTCACCGCCCTGTCCGCCGCGGAGTTCGGCCGGGCCTGCTGCGACGGCATCGCGCAGATCTTCCTGCTCGACCAGTGGTACGCGGGCCTGATCCTGCTCGCGGGGCTGCTCGTGGCCTCCCGCACCGCCGCCGTCGCCGCGGTCTGCGGCAGCGTCGTCGCGGTCCTCACCGCCTGTGCCATGGGCCTGCCCGCCGACCGGATCGAGGCCGGTCTGTACGGCTACAACGCGGTCCTGGTGGCGATCGCCCTGGCCGCCACCTTCCTGCCCCTCACCCCGTGGACCGCCGGGTACGCCGCGCTCGCCGCCGTGGCCTCGGTGCCCTTCACCGCCGCCTGGCAGGCGTTCGCCCAGCCGTCCGGCGGGTCCCCCTTCACCTGGCCGTTCGTCGTGACGACCTGGCTCTTCCTCGCGGCCGTTCCAGCCCTGGACCGGCCCGGCATCTCGTTGGAGAAAGCGAAGTGA
- a CDS encoding urease subunit gamma → MNLAPREIDKLHVYVVADLARRRRARGTKLNYSEAAALITEAVLEAARDGHTVAECMELGRKVVTADDVMPGVREMLTVLQVETAFVDGTKLVTCHDPISA, encoded by the coding sequence ATGAACCTCGCACCGCGCGAAATCGACAAGCTCCACGTCTACGTGGTGGCGGACCTGGCCCGCCGCCGCCGGGCCCGGGGCACCAAGCTCAACTACAGCGAGGCCGCCGCGCTGATCACCGAGGCCGTCCTGGAGGCCGCGCGCGACGGGCACACCGTGGCCGAGTGCATGGAGCTGGGCCGCAAGGTCGTCACCGCCGACGACGTCATGCCCGGGGTGCGCGAGATGCTCACCGTCCTCCAGGTCGAGACGGCGTTCGTGGACGGGACCAAGCTCGTCACCTGCCACGACCCCATCAGCGCCTGA
- a CDS encoding urease subunit beta: protein MSGGAHYLYGDDPVEINPGRAKASLTVANTGDRAVQIGSHYHFFEVNRALRFDREAAYGMHLDIPSGTAVRFEPGDTREVELVAFGGTRRLVGFAALVNGGLNAADTRRAAVRRATELGFAAAGTDRVTDADTENEGADR, encoded by the coding sequence ATGTCGGGTGGAGCCCACTACCTCTACGGGGACGACCCCGTGGAGATCAACCCCGGTAGGGCGAAGGCCAGTCTGACCGTCGCCAACACCGGCGACCGCGCCGTGCAGATCGGCTCGCACTACCACTTCTTCGAGGTCAACCGCGCCCTGCGGTTCGACCGCGAGGCCGCCTACGGCATGCACCTGGACATCCCGTCCGGCACCGCCGTGCGCTTCGAGCCCGGGGACACCCGCGAGGTGGAGCTGGTCGCCTTCGGCGGCACCCGGCGGCTCGTCGGCTTCGCCGCCCTGGTCAACGGCGGTCTCAACGCCGCCGACACCCGGCGTGCCGCCGTGCGCCGCGCCACCGAGCTGGGATTCGCCGCCGCCGGCACCGACCGCGTCACCGACGCCGACACCGAGAACGAGGGGGCCGACCGCTGA